AGCACCTCGAAGATCCGATCCGCCGAGGCCGCCGCCTGGGCCATCAGAGCGATGATAAAGCCCAGCTGGCCCAGCGGGAAAAAGACGTAGACCAGGTAGAGGCTGAACTTTTGATACTCGCCCAGGTTGAGTGTGCCGCCCAGGATCTGCCGCCCGCCGAAGTAGAGGATGGCCGCCTGGCCGATCTGCGCCACCAGAAAGACCACCGGGAACAGGAACGAGAAGACCCGGCTGACGCGCAACTGCTGGGCCATCAGATCCGTGGCCGCCGCGTCGAAGCGGCGTTGCTCATACGGCTCGCGAGCGAAGGCTTTCACTACCTTGATGCCGGCCAGGTTCTCCTGCAAGATCGTGTTGAGGGTCGCCAGCTTCTGTTGCACCACGGCGAAGAGCGGCTGGATTACACGCCCGAAAGTCACAAAAATCACCAGGGCGATCGGCAGCAGGGGCAACACCACCAGGGTCAGTTGCAGGTTGGTGAAGGACAGCACTACAAGCGCCCCGCCCAGCAGCAGAAAGGCCTGGACGCTCATAATCAGGCCCTGGGCGATGAAGGTGCGTAAGCGCTCGACATCATCGGTGGCGCGAATCATCAGTTGCCCGGTCTGGTTCCGGTCGTAGTAGCTGAAGGAGAGGCGCTGGATCTTCTCGAAAAGCGCGTTACGCAGATCGAAGGCCAGTCCCTGCGAGGTGCTCTCCGACATGAAGGCCTGGAGGAAGGAAAAGACGCCTCGCAGCACGGCGAAGAGCAGGATCAGCGCGGCGCCGTTGAGGATGACCCGCTCGGCGACGGCCAGGCTGGCGTTGGCCCGGGTCACGGCCTCGATCATGTTCTGCACTACCTGGGGCACGGCAAGCTGAGCCAGGGTGGCAATCACCAGGGCGACATAGGCGATCAGGGCGCTGCGGCGCTGATTGCCGAGGTAGCTGATGGCGCGTAGCAGGCTGCGGCCCCGCCCGGCGCCGCCGGTGGCCCCTATGGACGCGGGCGGATTCATCTGAGCTTGCAAGGTGATTTCCTTGTTGGTTAAGAACCTATCTACAAAACCGGGTTGTCCGATTTTTTGCCGGGAGGGCGTACTACTCTGTGAACTACGTTTTTCGGTAACTTCGCCCCCTCCCCAACCCTCCCCCGCTGGGGGAGGGAGTCCGGCGCTTCTCCCCAATGGGGGGAGGATGGGAGGCGCTGGCCGCCGCCTCGACGCTCGGCTACGAGGCCTCTCCCCAATGGGGGGAGGTTGGGAGGGAGGCGGAAATGCAAGGAAACTTCGTTCACAGACGAGTAGCCCGCCCGAACCCTCCCCTCAGTCAGTTATCCGCTTTCTTTCCTGGGAGGGTGTGGCCCTCCCAGTCCCTCCAGACGCTCCTCGCCGGCGCGAATGGCCCGTTCCAGCAGATCGAGCAACAGGTTCTGCTCGTTCGGGCAAAGCCCGGACAGGAACTCGCCCATACGCGCCATCTGCTCTGCGATAACCTGCGCCTGCAACGCCTCGCCAGCGGGGGTCAATTCAAGCAGCACCACGCGGCTATCATCGGCGTGGGGGCGCCGCGTCACCAGTCCCGTCGCCGCCAGCCGCCGGGTCAGCGCCGTTACCGAGGGCGGGCTGATCCCCAGACGCCCGGCCAGTTCCTTCATCGCCAGCGGCCCCTCTGACTGCAGCAGACGCATAAGGCGAATGTGCGATGGTGAAAGGTGCAATTCGGTGAGCCGCTGAAAGGTCGGGCCGATCAACTGCGGGCGCAGGCGCTCGACCAGGCATAGCAGACGGTGCGCGTTATCGCGAGTCAGGTCCTCGCGATTTCGGGAGTGCAGCGGCATCGGGTGGCCCTTCGACGGTTCAGGCGATTAGTTAGATGAACTAATCATAAGGTATCGTACCACCACTGCGGTCGCTGTCAAGGAACGGCACGCCAGTTGGAGGGGTATGGGGAAACCGGGTTTCCCCATACCCCTGCCAGGGCTAATGCAACGTCTATGGGGCAAGC
Above is a window of Chloroflexaceae bacterium DNA encoding:
- a CDS encoding ABC transporter ATP-binding protein/permease; its protein translation is MQAQMNPPASIGATGGAGRGRSLLRAISYLGNQRRSALIAYVALVIATLAQLAVPQVVQNMIEAVTRANASLAVAERVILNGAALILLFAVLRGVFSFLQAFMSESTSQGLAFDLRNALFEKIQRLSFSYYDRNQTGQLMIRATDDVERLRTFIAQGLIMSVQAFLLLGGALVVLSFTNLQLTLVVLPLLPIALVIFVTFGRVIQPLFAVVQQKLATLNTILQENLAGIKVVKAFAREPYEQRRFDAAATDLMAQQLRVSRVFSFLFPVVFLVAQIGQAAILYFGGRQILGGTLNLGEYQKFSLYLVYVFFPLGQLGFIIALMAQAAASADRIFEVLDTENEISERPDAYPLPPIQGRVEFRNVAFRYFGNSEPVLRDVSFVAEPGQTIALLGATGSGKTSIINLIPRFYDVSEGAVLIDGHDVRDVTIDSLRSQIGIVLQETNLFSGSIRDNIAFGRPEASDEEVIAAARAAAAHDFIMSFPEGYATRVGERGVTLSGGQRQRIAIARALLLNPRLLILDDSTSSVDLQTEQTIQRALERLMKGRTSFVIAQRISTVLHADQIIVLDNGRVAARGTHAELMENSPIYAEIYHSQLVADTSEATGSP
- a CDS encoding MarR family transcriptional regulator; translation: MPLHSRNREDLTRDNAHRLLCLVERLRPQLIGPTFQRLTELHLSPSHIRLMRLLQSEGPLAMKELAGRLGISPPSVTALTRRLAATGLVTRRPHADDSRVVLLELTPAGEALQAQVIAEQMARMGEFLSGLCPNEQNLLLDLLERAIRAGEERLEGLGGPHPPRKESG